TGATCTGGATGGCCTGGTCTGCACCGCCGACCTCTTTCCAGTTCATGATTTTACCTGTGAAAATGTCCACCAGCTGTTGCTTGGTCAAGCTGTCTACGCCTGCCTTCGGGTTGCTTACTGCCGCAATCGCTACAACTGCCACCTGGTGATCTACCAGCTCAGCCGCCTTCGCTGCATCCTTCAGCTTCTCTTCCGCGAATACGTCCGAGTTCCCGATATCGACTTGCTTCTCAGAGACCTGAGTCAAGCCCGTTCCGCTGCCGCCGCCTTGAACCTGAATGTCCACGCCTGCATTCGCATCCATGAATTTCTCAGCTACCTGCTCTACGAGCGGCTGAAGTGCTGTGGAGCCTGACGCCAGGACCGAACCGCTTAGCTTCGCACCGCTGCTGGTTTCTGTGTTTGTAGCAGCCGGTGTATTCCCTCCGTTATTGGTTGTTGCCTTATTTCCCCCGTTGTTGCCGCATGCTGAAAGTGCCAGTACGCTTGTAAGAGTCAAAGCCATGATCCACGATTTTTTGAATTGCATTGTTTTTTT
This genomic interval from Paenibacillus sp. FSL H8-0332 contains the following:
- a CDS encoding phosphate ABC transporter substrate-binding protein PstS family protein, whose product is MQFKKSWIMALTLTSVLALSACGNNGGNKATTNNGGNTPAATNTETSSGAKLSGSVLASGSTALQPLVEQVAEKFMDANAGVDIQVQGGGSGTGLTQVSEKQVDIGNSDVFAEEKLKDAAKAAELVDHQVAVVAIAAVSNPKAGVDSLTKQQLVDIFTGKIMNWKEVGGADQAIQIINRPASSGTRATFESFALGTKTEDLKGSIQEDSSGTVKKMIGETPGAIGYLALSYLDDSVKTLSYDGVEPSVDNVVAGKYPVWAYEHMYTNGEPNETVKAFLDYFLTDEVQTGDVVELGYIPASKMQVSRDVAGTVTPK